In a genomic window of Lacrimispora sp. BS-2:
- a CDS encoding S8 family peptidase, producing the protein MQDQKLENLLNLALSATPEEREKSGNLNVGYNPEEKSWDVIVKHSGDISGLSLVGIRVEQMVNEYSILTVPESLIDQLSSVPQIEYVEKPKRLFFAINQAKSASCVNLVQQGNNILTGRGVLVAVIDSGIDYYHDDFRNNDGTTRIVKLWDQTLDRVFTAEEINAALATGSRTEARRLVPSVDISGHGTAVASIAAGNGRENRGQYRGIAFESPLLVVKLGVPQEGGFPRTTELMRAVNFAVKEAVDMQMPVAINLSFGNTYGSHDGTSLLETFLDDLSNYGKAVIVVGTGNEGVAGGHISGILTMSGPEEIELSVGEYQQSFSVQLWKSYADLFDISIITPSGAVIGPISSSLGPQTINYRNTRILLYYGKPGPYSVAQEIYMDFLPLDTYIDSGIWRFRLTPRQIVEGKYDLWLPSAGVLSESTRFLRATPETTLTIPSTANKVISVGAYDDTYQSYADFSGRGFTRRTNLVKPDLAAPGVGIIAARTGGGYESVTGTSFATPFVTGSSALLMQWGIVDGRDPFLFGEKVKAYFIRGARPLPGITQYPNPELGYGALCVSDSLPV; encoded by the coding sequence ATGCAAGATCAGAAGCTGGAAAATCTGTTAAACCTTGCCCTCAGCGCAACTCCTGAAGAGCGTGAAAAATCAGGCAATTTAAACGTAGGATATAATCCCGAGGAAAAATCATGGGATGTGATTGTAAAGCATTCCGGAGATATAAGCGGTCTTTCCCTGGTGGGAATCCGGGTAGAGCAGATGGTGAACGAATACTCCATACTTACAGTTCCGGAATCCCTTATTGATCAGTTGAGCTCGGTGCCCCAAATCGAATATGTGGAGAAACCAAAGAGGCTGTTTTTTGCCATCAACCAGGCAAAGTCGGCCTCTTGTGTCAATCTGGTCCAGCAGGGAAACAATATTCTTACCGGAAGAGGAGTTTTGGTAGCTGTCATTGATTCGGGAATTGATTATTACCACGATGATTTCCGGAACAATGACGGAACGACCAGGATCGTAAAGCTGTGGGATCAGACTTTGGATCGGGTGTTCACAGCAGAGGAAATCAATGCTGCCCTGGCTACCGGAAGCAGGACAGAGGCCAGAAGGCTGGTCCCATCCGTGGATATCAGCGGACACGGTACAGCCGTGGCATCCATAGCGGCCGGAAACGGAAGGGAAAACAGGGGACAATACCGGGGAATTGCTTTTGAAAGCCCGCTTTTAGTTGTAAAGCTTGGAGTCCCTCAGGAAGGCGGATTTCCCAGGACCACGGAGCTTATGCGTGCGGTCAATTTTGCGGTAAAAGAAGCTGTGGATATGCAGATGCCGGTAGCGATTAATTTAAGCTTTGGAAATACCTATGGTTCCCATGACGGAACCAGCCTTTTAGAGACATTTCTTGATGATTTATCCAATTACGGGAAGGCGGTAATTGTGGTGGGAACAGGAAACGAAGGGGTGGCAGGCGGTCATATTTCCGGAATCCTGACAATGTCAGGTCCCGAAGAAATTGAGCTGAGCGTGGGAGAGTACCAGCAAAGCTTCAGTGTACAGCTTTGGAAATCTTACGCGGATTTATTTGATATCAGCATTATAACACCTTCCGGTGCGGTAATCGGCCCCATCAGCAGCAGCCTGGGGCCTCAGACCATAAACTATAGAAACACCAGGATCTTATTGTACTATGGGAAACCCGGCCCTTACAGTGTGGCACAGGAAATTTATATGGATTTCCTTCCCCTTGATACCTATATAGACAGCGGGATATGGAGATTCCGCTTAACTCCCAGACAGATCGTGGAAGGCAAATACGATCTCTGGCTCCCATCCGCCGGCGTGCTGAGCGAGTCTACCCGGTTTTTAAGGGCCACGCCTGAAACCACTTTGACCATTCCCTCAACAGCCAACAAGGTCATTTCCGTGGGAGCTTATGATGACACCTATCAGTCTTATGCGGATTTTTCCGGCAGAGGATTTACAAGGAGAACCAACCTGGTAAAACCGGATCTGGCTGCTCCCGGAGTGGGAATCATTGCGGCAAGGACCGGGGGCGGCTATGAATCGGTAACAGGTACATCCTTTGCAACTCCCTTTGTCACCGGCAGCTCCGCCCTATTAATGCAGTGGGGAATTGTGGATGGAAGGGATCCGTTTCTCTTTGGAGAAAAAGTAAAGGCTTATTTTATCCGCGGTGCAAGGCCACTTCCCGGAATTACCCAATATCCTAATCCGGAGCTTGGATACGGCGCATTATGTGTGAGCGACAGCCTTCCTGTATAA
- a CDS encoding AraC family transcriptional regulator translates to MEVRHELVIPNNDLPFRMFIFEGREGNYKVTKHWHHSVEIFLVQEWKIDFYINSSHLSLERQDFVLVNSNEVHSIECPDPNITIVLQIPAEAFEEYMGEECYVNFEKKDETQNKRLTQLVVSLFSIYKEQEYGYSLKVKSLFYELLYLLVTEFKSQTMDKEVLRQKRQLDKLSKVTQYMRGNYDQDLKLDQVAGRFGFSPTYLSRIFQKYAQVNYRTYLIDLRVKYAVRELIGTSCEIGEIAMKHGFPDSRAFSKAFKKRYGCLPSEYRKYLDAGR, encoded by the coding sequence ATGGAAGTCAGGCATGAACTTGTCATTCCCAATAACGACCTGCCTTTCCGGATGTTTATCTTTGAGGGAAGGGAAGGAAATTATAAGGTCACGAAACACTGGCACCATTCCGTTGAGATTTTTCTGGTTCAGGAATGGAAAATTGATTTTTACATCAACAGCAGCCATTTATCCCTGGAGAGGCAGGACTTTGTGCTGGTCAATTCCAATGAAGTCCATTCCATCGAATGTCCCGATCCAAATATCACCATAGTTCTTCAAATACCGGCAGAAGCCTTTGAGGAGTACATGGGAGAAGAATGCTATGTGAACTTTGAGAAAAAGGATGAGACTCAAAATAAGAGACTGACACAACTGGTCGTTTCCCTGTTTTCCATCTATAAAGAACAGGAATATGGTTACAGTCTGAAGGTGAAAAGCCTGTTTTATGAGCTTTTGTACCTTTTGGTTACGGAGTTTAAGTCGCAAACCATGGATAAGGAAGTCCTCCGCCAGAAAAGGCAGTTGGATAAGCTGTCAAAGGTCACTCAGTATATGAGGGGAAATTATGACCAGGACTTAAAGCTTGACCAGGTGGCAGGACGTTTTGGTTTCAGCCCTACCTATTTGTCCAGGATATTTCAAAAATATGCGCAGGTCAATTACCGTACCTATCTGATTGACTTGCGGGTCAAATATGCAGTCAGGGAACTGATCGGGACCAGCTGTGAGATTGGAGAGATTGCCATGAAGCATGGATTTCCTGACAGCAGAGCCTTTTCCAAGGCATTTAAGAAGCGGTATGGCTGTCTTCCCAGTGAATACAGGAAATATCTGGATGCAGGCAGATGA
- a CDS encoding deoxyguanosinetriphosphate triphosphohydrolase yields MNIRESTEQWEEAYLSPYAAFSKNSKGREREEEACDIRTAYQRDRDRIIHCKAFRRLKHKTQVFLAPEGDHYRTRLTHTLEVSQIARTIAKSLRMNEDLTEAIALAHDLGHTPFGHSGEAILNKICSQGFAHYKQSVRVVEVLEKDGMGLNLTWEVRDGILNHRTSGHPSTLEGGIVRLSDKIAYINHDIDDAIRAKMFVEADLPECYTGILGHSVRERLNNLIHDIIRNSYGKPEIIMSPDMEKAMQGLRTWMFDNVYRSDIPKAEEGKAQHLIVMLFNYYMEHPDKLTEEYCTLMEEGQESREQAVCDYIAGMSDRYAIDKFEELFVPKAWKTV; encoded by the coding sequence ATGAATATCAGGGAATCCACAGAACAATGGGAGGAAGCATATTTAAGTCCTTATGCCGCTTTCAGTAAGAACAGCAAGGGAAGAGAGCGGGAGGAGGAGGCTTGTGATATCCGGACTGCCTACCAACGGGACCGGGACCGAATCATTCACTGCAAGGCATTTCGCAGGCTGAAACATAAAACCCAGGTTTTTCTGGCCCCGGAAGGGGATCATTACAGAACCAGGCTCACTCATACCCTGGAGGTATCCCAGATTGCAAGAACTATAGCAAAATCTCTGCGAATGAACGAAGACTTAACAGAGGCCATCGCTTTGGCTCATGATCTGGGCCATACTCCTTTCGGCCATTCCGGGGAAGCAATTTTGAATAAGATCTGCTCCCAGGGCTTTGCCCATTACAAGCAAAGTGTCCGGGTAGTAGAGGTTTTGGAAAAGGACGGAATGGGCTTAAATCTCACCTGGGAGGTCCGGGATGGAATCTTAAATCACCGCACCAGCGGTCACCCTTCCACATTAGAAGGCGGTATTGTCCGCTTATCGGATAAGATTGCCTATATTAACCATGACATTGATGATGCGATCAGGGCCAAGATGTTTGTTGAGGCGGATCTGCCTGAATGCTATACAGGTATTTTGGGCCACAGTGTCCGTGAAAGACTTAACAATCTGATTCATGATATTATCCGCAACAGCTACGGAAAGCCGGAGATCATCATGTCTCCGGATATGGAGAAGGCCATGCAGGGGCTGCGCACCTGGATGTTTGACAACGTTTATAGAAGCGATATCCCAAAAGCAGAGGAAGGGAAAGCACAGCATCTCATTGTCATGCTTTTTAATTACTATATGGAACACCCGGACAAGCTTACAGAGGAATACTGCACCTTAATGGAGGAAGGCCAGGAAAGCCGGGAACAGGCGGTCTGCGATTACATTGCAGGCATGAGCGACAGATATGCCATTGATAAATTTGAAGAGCTGTTTGTCCCGAAAGCGTGGAAAACGGTTTAA
- the dnaG gene encoding DNA primase, whose translation MRYSEEVIEEVRMKNDIVDVVSGYVKLQKKGSNYFGLCPFHNEKSPSFSVSPAKQMYYCFGCGAGGNVLTFVMEYENYSFSEALKVLADRSGVKLPVAEYSKEAREQEDLRSALLEINKLAASYFYYQLKKPQGEAGYRYLRDRQLSDETITRFGLGYSNKTSDDLYRYLRGKGYEDSLLKQTGLVTIEERGTYDKFWNRVMFPIMDVNNRVVGFGGRVMGAGEPKYLNSPETKLFDKSRNLYGLNYARLSREKYILICEGYMDVIAMHQAGFTNAVASLGTAFTTQHAQLLKRYTDKVVLTYDSDGAGVKAALRAIPILKEAGISIRVLNMQPYKDPDEFIKNLGAEAFRQRIDEARNSFLFEIDVLKKNYKMDDPEQKTEFYNQVARKLLEFPEALERENYLEAVSREFFINYEDLKRLVNRLGASLGPSVFTQREEEGKLKNQRKKEKEDGVKQSQRLLLTWLIENPLLFDKIEGVITPDDFIEELYHKVARMVFDGHAAGTLNPAEILNHFIHDEGQYRAVAGLFHASLKESLDNEEQKKAFSETIMKVKKNSLNYASRHAAGILELQNIIKEQAALKDLHISLD comes from the coding sequence ATGCGATATTCGGAAGAAGTGATTGAAGAAGTCCGGATGAAGAATGACATCGTGGATGTGGTCTCGGGATACGTCAAGCTGCAGAAGAAGGGAAGTAATTATTTTGGCCTCTGTCCTTTTCACAATGAAAAGTCCCCTTCCTTTTCCGTATCCCCCGCCAAGCAGATGTACTACTGCTTTGGCTGCGGTGCGGGCGGAAATGTGCTTACGTTTGTCATGGAATATGAAAATTATTCCTTTTCTGAGGCCCTAAAGGTCCTGGCAGACCGGTCAGGCGTGAAGCTTCCGGTGGCAGAGTACAGCAAGGAGGCAAGGGAGCAGGAGGATCTTAGGTCCGCTCTTTTGGAAATCAATAAGCTGGCCGCCAGTTACTTTTATTACCAGCTTAAAAAACCTCAGGGTGAGGCTGGCTACCGTTATTTAAGGGACAGACAGTTAAGCGACGAAACCATAACCAGGTTTGGGCTGGGCTATTCCAATAAGACAAGCGATGACCTTTACCGGTATTTAAGGGGCAAGGGATATGAGGATAGCCTGTTAAAGCAGACCGGACTGGTGACCATTGAGGAACGGGGGACCTATGATAAGTTTTGGAACCGGGTGATGTTCCCTATTATGGATGTGAATAACCGGGTCGTTGGTTTCGGAGGCCGGGTCATGGGCGCCGGGGAGCCAAAGTACTTAAACTCACCGGAGACAAAGCTTTTTGATAAAAGCCGGAATTTATATGGCTTAAATTATGCCAGGCTTTCACGGGAAAAATACATATTGATCTGCGAGGGGTACATGGATGTGATCGCAATGCACCAGGCCGGCTTCACCAATGCGGTGGCCTCCCTGGGAACGGCCTTTACCACCCAGCATGCCCAGCTCTTAAAGCGGTATACGGATAAAGTGGTCCTCACGTATGACAGCGACGGCGCGGGTGTTAAGGCTGCCCTCCGTGCCATTCCCATTCTTAAGGAAGCAGGTATATCCATTCGCGTGCTTAACATGCAGCCCTATAAAGATCCGGATGAATTCATAAAGAATCTGGGAGCAGAAGCATTCCGCCAGCGGATCGATGAGGCCCGTAACAGCTTCCTGTTTGAAATTGATGTGCTGAAAAAGAACTATAAAATGGATGATCCGGAGCAGAAGACAGAATTTTACAATCAGGTGGCCAGGAAACTTCTGGAATTCCCGGAAGCCCTGGAACGGGAGAATTATTTAGAAGCGGTATCCAGGGAATTTTTTATCAATTATGAAGACTTAAAACGCCTGGTCAACCGTTTGGGTGCTTCTCTGGGACCGTCTGTTTTCACTCAGAGGGAAGAAGAGGGAAAACTAAAAAACCAGAGGAAAAAGGAAAAGGAAGATGGTGTAAAGCAGTCCCAAAGGCTGCTTCTGACCTGGCTCATTGAAAATCCATTATTATTTGATAAGATTGAAGGAGTGATCACTCCCGATGATTTTATAGAAGAACTATATCACAAGGTGGCACGTATGGTTTTTGACGGACACGCTGCCGGAACATTAAATCCGGCCGAGATCTTAAATCATTTCATTCATGATGAAGGTCAATACCGGGCAGTCGCAGGTCTTTTTCATGCGAGCTTAAAAGAGTCCCTAGATAATGAAGAGCAAAAAAAGGCGTTTTCGGAAACAATTATGAAAGTGAAAAAAAACAGTCTGAATTATGCCAGCCGCCATGCAGCAGGGATTTTAGAACTGCAGAATATTATAAAGGAACAGGCTGCGCTAAAGGATTTGCATATTTCGCTGGATTAG
- the rpoD gene encoding RNA polymerase sigma factor RpoD, with product MESAAVFEGKLNQLLLLAKKKRNVLENQEVLDFFTGENLDSDKLDQIYDFLENNKVDVLQIGGEELDLDEDLFIEEDIEDEEEIDMESIDLSVPEGISVEDPVRMYLKEIGKVPLLSSEDEIELAKKIELGDDDAKQRLTEANLRLVVSIAKRYVGRGMQFLDLIQEGNLGLIKAVEKFDYRKGYKFSTYATWWIRQAITRAIADQARTIRIPVHMVETINRLVRVSRQLLQELGREPVAEEIAARADMQVDRVREIMKVSQEPVSLETPIGEEEDSHLGDFIQDEQVAVPADAATFTMLHEQLMEVLDTLTEREQKVLKLRFGLDDGRPRTLEEVGKEFNVTRERIRQIEAKALRKLRHPSRSKKLKDYLDD from the coding sequence ATGGAGTCAGCCGCTGTATTTGAGGGAAAATTAAATCAGCTTCTCCTCCTGGCAAAAAAGAAACGGAATGTACTGGAAAACCAGGAAGTTCTGGATTTTTTCACGGGAGAGAATCTGGATTCGGATAAACTGGATCAGATTTATGATTTTCTGGAAAACAATAAGGTAGACGTACTTCAAATCGGCGGGGAAGAGCTGGATTTGGATGAGGATCTTTTCATTGAGGAAGATATCGAGGATGAAGAAGAAATCGATATGGAAAGTATTGATTTATCTGTTCCGGAAGGTATCAGCGTGGAGGATCCGGTCCGCATGTATTTGAAGGAGATCGGCAAGGTTCCGCTTCTTTCCAGTGAAGATGAGATTGAGCTTGCCAAGAAAATCGAACTGGGTGACGACGATGCAAAGCAGAGACTGACGGAGGCCAATCTGCGTCTGGTGGTCAGCATTGCCAAACGCTATGTAGGGCGGGGAATGCAGTTTTTAGATTTGATCCAGGAAGGAAATTTGGGACTTATTAAGGCTGTGGAAAAGTTTGACTACCGGAAGGGTTATAAGTTCAGCACCTACGCGACCTGGTGGATCAGACAGGCCATTACCCGTGCCATTGCGGACCAGGCCCGTACCATCCGGATCCCTGTTCATATGGTGGAGACCATCAACCGTCTGGTTCGTGTATCCAGACAGCTCTTACAGGAACTGGGACGGGAACCGGTGGCCGAGGAAATAGCAGCAAGAGCCGATATGCAGGTCGACCGGGTCAGGGAAATCATGAAGGTATCTCAGGAGCCGGTATCCTTAGAGACTCCCATTGGAGAGGAAGAGGACAGCCATCTGGGAGATTTTATTCAGGATGAGCAGGTGGCCGTTCCGGCTGATGCCGCCACATTCACCATGCTCCATGAGCAGCTGATGGAGGTGCTTGACACTCTTACCGAGCGGGAGCAAAAGGTTTTAAAGCTGCGTTTTGGTCTTGATGACGGGCGGCCCAGGACCCTGGAAGAGGTAGGAAAAGAATTTAATGTTACAAGAGAACGGATTCGCCAGATAGAGGCAAAAGCACTGCGCAAACTGCGCCATCCCAGCAGAAGCAAGAAGCTTAAGGACTATCTGGATGATTAA
- a CDS encoding class I SAM-dependent methyltransferase, with product MKLSKRLETIASFVPEGSRIADIGTDHGYIPIHLVQEGKAKHAIAMDVREGPLLRARAHIQEAGLQTQVEVRLSDGLLKLEENEADCVVIAGMGGELMIHILEAGRDLWENIPYWVLSPHSELDKVRRFLEEQEFFIERETMIKEEGKYYTVMGVSRETKAGNIEEREISYRYGKSLLESKDPVLKEYLKKEEEQLEQIMKGLSVNGTGAAVRRMEELKLELAYNKEAQDAVR from the coding sequence ATGAAGCTATCAAAGCGTTTGGAAACGATCGCTTCCTTTGTTCCGGAAGGAAGCAGAATCGCTGATATTGGAACTGATCATGGTTATATTCCTATCCATTTGGTACAGGAAGGAAAAGCAAAACATGCCATTGCCATGGATGTGCGGGAGGGCCCCTTGTTACGGGCCCGGGCCCATATCCAGGAGGCAGGCTTACAGACTCAGGTAGAGGTCCGTTTAAGCGACGGACTTTTAAAATTGGAGGAAAACGAGGCTGATTGTGTAGTTATAGCAGGTATGGGCGGAGAACTGATGATACATATTCTGGAGGCAGGCCGGGATTTATGGGAAAACATTCCTTACTGGGTCTTATCCCCCCACTCAGAGCTGGACAAGGTGCGCAGATTCCTGGAAGAACAGGAATTTTTTATTGAACGGGAGACTATGATAAAGGAAGAAGGCAAATATTATACCGTTATGGGGGTCAGCAGAGAGACAAAAGCGGGTAATATAGAGGAACGGGAGATTTCCTACCGTTATGGCAAGAGCCTGCTGGAATCAAAAGATCCTGTTTTAAAGGAGTATCTTAAAAAGGAAGAAGAACAGCTTGAGCAGATTATGAAGGGGCTTTCCGTGAACGGTACCGGCGCAGCGGTCAGAAGAATGGAAGAACTGAAGCTTGAATTGGCCTATAATAAGGAGGCACAGGATGCGGTGCGATGA
- a CDS encoding Nif3-like dinuclear metal center hexameric protein translates to MRCDELIKKLEQLAPPACACDWDNVGLLAGRSDKEVKKVFIALDATDEVVENAVLWGADLLITHHPLIFKPLNKINDKDFISRRIIKLIRNDISYYAMHTNFDAAPGCMADAAAEKLGLTELKVLEKEGVMQKETSEGQKETVYGIGKTGYLKKEMTVREIAALVKERFCLPFVTVYGEDAPGEPVRFVGISPGSGGSMIKPALEAGVKVFITGDIGHHNGIDAAANHMAVIDAGHYGLEYLFLDFIEEFLKKEAGENLEISKAEVEFPETFI, encoded by the coding sequence ATGCGGTGCGATGAATTGATAAAAAAACTGGAACAGTTGGCACCGCCAGCCTGTGCCTGTGATTGGGATAATGTTGGCCTTTTAGCAGGCCGTAGTGATAAAGAGGTAAAAAAGGTTTTTATCGCCTTAGATGCTACTGATGAGGTGGTTGAGAATGCTGTCCTTTGGGGGGCAGATTTATTGATTACCCACCATCCCCTTATTTTCAAGCCTTTGAATAAAATCAATGACAAAGATTTTATATCCAGGCGGATTATAAAGCTGATCCGCAATGATATTTCTTATTACGCCATGCATACGAATTTTGATGCGGCGCCTGGCTGTATGGCAGATGCGGCTGCAGAAAAGCTTGGGCTTACAGAATTAAAGGTGTTGGAAAAAGAAGGCGTGATGCAAAAGGAAACGTCTGAAGGACAAAAAGAAACGGTATATGGAATCGGAAAAACGGGGTATCTTAAGAAAGAGATGACAGTAAGAGAGATCGCCGCTCTTGTAAAGGAACGGTTTTGTCTTCCTTTTGTTACGGTTTACGGAGAGGACGCACCAGGGGAGCCAGTCCGTTTTGTGGGCATAAGCCCGGGATCTGGAGGAAGTATGATCAAGCCGGCTCTGGAAGCAGGCGTAAAGGTCTTTATAACCGGCGATATCGGCCACCATAATGGAATCGATGCCGCAGCAAACCATATGGCTGTCATTGATGCCGGCCATTATGGTCTGGAATACCTGTTTCTGGATTTTATAGAAGAATTTCTAAAGAAAGAAGCAGGGGAGAACCTGGAAATCTCCAAGGCAGAAGTGGAATTTCCTGAAACATTCATATAA
- a CDS encoding nucleoside kinase: MAVVTINGVDKEYPIGTSYQEIAKEYQSQYENDILLVSINGKLSELHKTVQFDCSLRFFTGKDQPGIQTYHRSAIFVMMKAFYDVAGAENIEKVTVDFSLGKGYYIEAHGKIQLTEELLSRVKARMQDYVSQKIPIMKRSVNTDDAIDLFHKHRMYDKERLFRYRRVSRVNIYSIGGFEDYYYGYMVQNTEYIKYFDLILFDDGFMLMLPQKENPEEVPAFDPEKKQKLFRVLKESVRWGERLNVSHVGALNEEIASGNINELILIQEALQEKKIAEIAAKIGADRSKKFVMIAGPSSSGKTTFSHRLSVQLKAQGMNPHPIAVDDYFVNRVDSPKNPDGSYNYEVLESLDIEQFNKDMTALLAGETVEMPRYQFKTGVREYRGDYLKLGKDDILVIEGIHCLNDRLSYTLPKESKFRVYVSALTQLNVDEHNRIPTTDCRLIRRMVRDARTRGACAQDTIRMWPSVRAGEEEYIFPFQESADMMFNSATVYELSVLKQFAEPLLFGIPRESPEYMEAKRLLKFLDYFLGVNSEDIPRNSIVREFIGGSCFKV, translated from the coding sequence ATGGCAGTTGTTACAATAAATGGTGTGGATAAGGAATACCCCATTGGCACGTCTTATCAAGAAATTGCAAAAGAGTATCAGTCCCAGTATGAAAATGATATATTACTGGTCAGTATAAACGGAAAATTAAGTGAGCTTCATAAAACGGTCCAATTCGACTGCAGCCTTCGTTTCTTTACAGGGAAAGATCAGCCTGGAATCCAGACCTATCACAGAAGCGCTATTTTTGTCATGATGAAAGCCTTTTACGATGTGGCTGGTGCGGAAAATATTGAAAAAGTGACTGTGGATTTTTCTCTTGGGAAAGGCTATTATATTGAGGCTCATGGAAAGATTCAATTGACAGAGGAACTGCTTTCCCGGGTAAAGGCCCGCATGCAGGACTATGTGAGCCAAAAGATCCCGATCATGAAGCGGAGCGTAAACACGGATGATGCCATTGATCTGTTTCACAAGCACAGGATGTATGACAAGGAAAGATTGTTTCGTTACCGCCGGGTTTCCCGTGTCAATATTTACAGCATAGGCGGCTTTGAAGATTACTACTATGGATACATGGTACAGAATACAGAATACATTAAATACTTTGACCTGATATTATTTGATGACGGCTTTATGCTTATGCTGCCCCAGAAGGAAAATCCGGAAGAAGTGCCTGCTTTTGATCCTGAAAAGAAGCAGAAGCTGTTCCGGGTGCTGAAGGAGAGCGTGAGATGGGGGGAACGGCTGAATGTATCCCATGTTGGCGCTCTGAATGAAGAAATTGCATCGGGCAACATCAACGAACTGATTTTAATCCAGGAGGCCCTGCAGGAAAAGAAGATTGCTGAGATCGCGGCAAAAATTGGTGCCGACAGGAGCAAGAAATTTGTAATGATTGCCGGGCCATCCTCATCCGGGAAAACCACCTTTTCCCACCGCCTGTCCGTTCAGCTAAAGGCTCAGGGAATGAACCCTCATCCCATTGCCGTGGATGATTATTTTGTGAATCGGGTAGACAGTCCGAAAAATCCGGACGGAAGCTACAATTATGAGGTTTTGGAGAGCCTGGACATTGAACAGTTCAATAAAGACATGACAGCCCTTCTGGCCGGAGAAACAGTGGAAATGCCGCGGTATCAATTTAAAACAGGGGTCCGGGAGTACAGAGGTGATTATTTAAAGTTGGGAAAAGACGATATCCTGGTCATTGAAGGAATCCATTGCTTAAATGACAGGCTGTCCTATACTCTGCCAAAGGAAAGTAAATTCCGTGTATACGTAAGCGCCCTGACCCAGTTAAATGTTGATGAACACAACCGGATTCCAACAACCGATTGCCGCCTGATCCGCCGGATGGTACGGGATGCCAGAACAAGAGGCGCTTGTGCACAGGACACCATACGCATGTGGCCGTCGGTAAGAGCAGGAGAGGAAGAGTATATTTTCCCCTTCCAGGAATCTGCGGATATGATGTTCAACTCAGCTACAGTCTATGAGCTTTCTGTGCTGAAGCAGTTTGCGGAACCGCTGTTATTCGGAATACCAAGAGAATCTCCGGAATACATGGAAGCAAAGCGTCTGCTGAAATTCCTGGATTATTTTCTTGGAGTCAACAGTGAGGATATTCCCCGTAATTCCATTGTCAGGGAATTTATCGGAGGAAGCTGTTTTAAGGTTTAA
- a CDS encoding aspartate carbamoyltransferase regulatory subunit → MLNISGLKEGIVLDHIEAGKSLEIYYNLGLDKLDCQVAIIKNAKSNKMGKKDIIKIEGGLDHIDLDILGYIDHNITVNIIRDNLIVEKKALSLPKKITNVIQCKNPRCITSIEQGLPHIFYLADEDKEVYRCMYCEEKYTK, encoded by the coding sequence ATGTTAAATATCAGTGGATTAAAAGAAGGAATCGTATTAGACCACATTGAAGCCGGAAAAAGCCTGGAAATTTACTATAACCTGGGTCTGGACAAGCTGGATTGCCAGGTTGCCATCATTAAGAATGCAAAAAGCAATAAGATGGGAAAAAAGGATATTATAAAAATTGAAGGCGGCTTAGACCACATTGATCTGGACATCCTGGGCTATATTGACCATAACATTACAGTCAACATTATAAGGGATAACCTGATTGTGGAAAAGAAGGCCCTAAGCCTTCCCAAAAAGATCACCAACGTGATCCAGTGTAAGAACCCCCGCTGCATTACCTCCATTGAGCAGGGGCTTCCACATATATTCTATCTTGCCGATGAAGACAAAGAAGTCTACCGCTGCATGTATTGTGAAGAAAAATACACAAAATAA